One part of the Olleya sp. YS genome encodes these proteins:
- a CDS encoding glycoside hydrolase family 3 N-terminal domain-containing protein: MRNLYSLILLLISVSFIQAQDTPNPLLDKNPEAQKKWVDSIYNAMSLEEKIGQLYMVQVFSNQTQKEKNAIVKLIIDNKIGGLIYSKGGPVRQAKLNNELQAAAKTPLLIGMDAEWGLSMRLDSTYAFPWNMTLGAIKNNQLIEQTGRQLGEHCKRIGVHFNFAPVVDINTNPNNPIIGNRSFGEDRDNVTDKALAFMKGMQSAGVLANAKHFPGHGDTDADSHKTLPTVNFDEKRIDSIELYPYKKLIKEGLSSVMVAHLNIPSLALREGFPSTLSKNIVTDILKERLQFKGLIFTDALTMKGAADFVEPNLDGNKSSNTTTGGDIDLAAFLAGNDVMLMSEDVPAAIAKMEVAFENGIITEQRLAHSVKKILMAKYKVGLHNYKPIGTYNLISDLNRIKDDALYEMLIENAITIARDTTNQLPFRNLETKKIAYVKLGDDDGSYFVEELKKYTKVHEISASTLDQLITKLQAYNTVVVGFHKSNDSPWKGYKFSNQELVWLQEIARNNNVILNVFAKPYALLDLKTVTNIESVVVSYQNSKIAQEKSAQLLFGAIPARGTLPVSAGEFFKVGDGKQANSLERLGYTIPERVGMSSYALQKVDSIANHAVNAKMTPGIQLIIARKGKVIYNKNFGKHTYEGNQYVKDDDVYDVASLTKIVATLPLLMELEEQGIVSLDTKLSEIIPQYKKSNKKNVTLKKMLSHYAQLKPWIPFYYKTLDTTTSRPSAKYYRKSKTKGFSIKVMPDLYLRDDYKDSINTIIKDTDLLSRLRYRYSDLPYYILKQYIESHYNKPLDELTADHFYKSLGANNTMYNPAEKISNTRIVPSENDDYYRYQKVQGYVHDMGAAMQGGVGGHAGVFSNANDIAKIMQLYLQKGFYGGKRYFKNETLDKFNTCYYCESDNRRGIGFDKPQLGDAGPTCGCVSMTSFGHSGFTGTYAWADPEQEIVYVFMANRTYPTSKGPNTLLRQDIRTNIQAAIYEAIID; this comes from the coding sequence ATGCGAAATTTATATTCCCTCATCTTACTTTTAATATCAGTTAGCTTTATTCAAGCACAAGATACTCCAAATCCTCTATTAGATAAAAATCCTGAAGCGCAAAAAAAATGGGTGGATAGCATATACAATGCTATGTCATTGGAAGAGAAGATAGGACAGTTGTATATGGTTCAAGTGTTTTCTAATCAAACACAAAAAGAGAAAAATGCAATTGTCAAATTAATTATAGATAACAAAATTGGAGGTTTAATCTATTCTAAGGGTGGACCTGTAAGACAAGCCAAATTAAATAACGAGCTTCAAGCTGCTGCAAAAACACCATTATTAATTGGTATGGATGCAGAATGGGGTTTAAGCATGCGATTAGATTCTACGTACGCGTTTCCATGGAATATGACTCTCGGAGCCATTAAAAACAATCAATTGATAGAGCAAACTGGTCGTCAATTAGGTGAGCATTGTAAGCGTATTGGTGTACATTTTAATTTTGCACCAGTTGTAGATATCAATACTAATCCAAATAACCCTATTATTGGGAATCGTTCTTTTGGAGAAGATAGGGATAATGTTACAGACAAAGCTTTAGCTTTTATGAAAGGGATGCAAAGTGCAGGTGTTTTAGCAAATGCAAAACATTTTCCAGGTCATGGTGATACAGATGCAGATTCTCATAAAACATTACCAACCGTCAATTTTGATGAAAAACGAATAGATTCAATAGAATTATATCCTTATAAAAAATTAATCAAAGAAGGTTTGTCTAGTGTAATGGTAGCCCATTTAAACATTCCTAGTTTAGCGTTAAGGGAAGGCTTTCCTTCGACATTATCTAAAAATATTGTAACAGATATCTTAAAAGAACGTTTGCAATTTAAAGGGTTGATTTTTACTGATGCACTTACCATGAAAGGCGCTGCAGATTTTGTAGAACCTAACTTAGATGGTAATAAGTCTAGCAATACAACTACTGGAGGAGACATAGATTTAGCAGCTTTTTTAGCTGGTAATGATGTGATGTTAATGTCTGAAGATGTTCCAGCTGCAATAGCAAAAATGGAAGTAGCTTTTGAAAACGGAATAATTACAGAACAACGATTAGCACATTCGGTTAAAAAGATTTTAATGGCTAAATACAAAGTTGGTTTGCATAATTATAAACCTATAGGAACATATAATTTAATTTCAGATTTAAACAGAATTAAAGATGATGCCTTGTATGAAATGTTAATAGAAAATGCTATTACCATTGCTAGGGACACTACAAACCAATTACCGTTTAGAAATTTGGAAACAAAAAAAATAGCCTATGTTAAATTGGGTGATGATGATGGCTCTTACTTTGTAGAAGAATTGAAAAAATATACTAAAGTCCATGAGATTTCTGCCTCAACATTAGATCAATTGATTACTAAATTACAAGCTTATAATACAGTTGTTGTTGGATTCCATAAATCTAATGATAGTCCTTGGAAAGGTTATAAATTTTCAAACCAAGAGCTAGTTTGGCTTCAAGAAATTGCTAGAAATAATAATGTTATTTTAAATGTATTTGCTAAGCCATATGCGCTATTAGATTTAAAAACAGTAACTAATATTGAAAGTGTTGTTGTAAGCTATCAAAATAGTAAAATAGCTCAAGAAAAATCAGCTCAATTATTATTTGGAGCTATTCCAGCTCGTGGAACGTTACCTGTCTCTGCTGGCGAATTCTTTAAAGTTGGAGATGGTAAACAAGCTAATAGTTTAGAGCGTTTAGGCTATACTATTCCAGAACGAGTAGGCATGTCTAGTTATGCGTTACAAAAAGTAGATTCTATTGCCAATCATGCTGTTAATGCTAAAATGACACCAGGTATTCAGCTAATAATTGCTAGAAAAGGAAAAGTAATTTATAATAAAAATTTTGGAAAACATACCTACGAAGGAAACCAATATGTCAAAGACGATGATGTCTATGATGTGGCTTCATTAACCAAAATAGTTGCTACTTTACCGTTGCTTATGGAATTAGAAGAACAAGGAATAGTGTCATTAGATACAAAGCTTTCAGAAATTATTCCACAGTATAAAAAGTCTAATAAAAAGAATGTTACACTAAAAAAAATGTTGTCACACTATGCGCAACTAAAACCTTGGATTCCTTTTTATTATAAGACTCTGGATACTACAACTAGCAGACCTTCAGCAAAATATTATAGAAAAAGTAAAACCAAAGGATTTTCTATCAAAGTCATGCCAGATTTATATTTAAGAGATGATTACAAGGACTCCATAAATACTATTATTAAAGATACAGATTTGCTATCAAGATTAAGGTATAGATACAGCGACTTGCCATATTATATCTTAAAGCAATACATAGAATCACACTACAATAAACCTTTAGACGAGTTAACTGCAGATCATTTTTATAAATCCTTAGGTGCTAATAATACGATGTATAATCCTGCAGAAAAAATTAGTAATACCAGAATAGTGCCTTCAGAGAACGATGACTATTATCGCTACCAAAAAGTACAAGGCTATGTCCACGATATGGGAGCAGCTATGCAAGGTGGTGTTGGTGGTCATGCAGGCGTATTTAGCAACGCAAATGATATAGCTAAAATTATGCAACTGTATCTACAAAAGGGGTTTTATGGAGGTAAACGCTATTTTAAAAATGAAACTTTAGACAAATTTAACACATGTTATTATTGCGAAAGTGATAACAGGAGAGGTATTGGTTTTGACAAACCACAATTGGGTGATGCAGGTCCAACCTGTGGCTGTGTTAGTATGACTAGCTTTGGACACTCAGGCTTTACAGGGACGTATGCTTGGGCAGATCCAGAACAAGAAATTGTTTATGTGTTTATGGCTAATAGAACATATCCAACGTCTAAAGGTCCTAACACCTTGCTAAGACAAGATATTAGGACTAATATCCAAGCTGCTATTTATGAAGCTATTATTGATTAA
- the bshA gene encoding N-acetyl-alpha-D-glucosaminyl L-malate synthase BshA, which translates to MKIGIVCYPTFGGSGVVATELGLELSKRGHEIHFITYNQPVRLELLGNNVHFHEVNVPEYPLFHYQPYELALSSKLVDMVKLHNIEVLHVHYAIPHAYAAYMAQKMLREENIYVPIVTTLHGTDITLVGSHPFYKPAVTFSINKSDAVTAVSQSLKDDTLRLFDIKNDINVVTNFIDINKFSHDFTDCQRAMMATDEEKIITHISNMREVKRIPDVINIFNNIQKEIPAKLMMVGEGPEREPAERLCQKLGISDKVVFFGNSNEIDRILCFSDLFLLPSKTESFGLSALEAMASGVPVISSNTGGIPEVNKEGFSGFLSNVGDVEAMSKNALHILKSETVLKQFKVNAKQQAKNFDIHQIVPKYEAIYQDTLNKCQVLN; encoded by the coding sequence ATGAAAATAGGTATAGTTTGTTATCCAACTTTTGGAGGAAGTGGAGTAGTAGCTACAGAATTAGGGCTGGAATTATCTAAACGTGGACACGAAATCCATTTTATAACCTACAATCAACCTGTCAGACTGGAACTATTAGGTAATAACGTGCATTTTCACGAGGTAAACGTACCAGAATACCCCTTATTCCATTATCAACCCTACGAGTTAGCTTTATCTAGTAAATTAGTTGATATGGTTAAACTTCATAATATTGAGGTGTTGCATGTGCATTATGCTATTCCTCATGCTTACGCAGCTTACATGGCTCAAAAAATGCTTAGAGAAGAAAATATTTATGTGCCTATAGTAACCACTTTACATGGTACAGACATTACTTTAGTTGGTAGTCACCCATTTTACAAACCAGCAGTTACCTTTAGTATTAATAAATCTGACGCTGTAACAGCTGTATCACAAAGTTTAAAGGATGATACGTTGCGTTTATTTGATATTAAAAATGACATTAACGTGGTCACTAACTTTATAGACATCAATAAATTTAGTCACGATTTTACAGATTGTCAACGTGCCATGATGGCTACAGATGAAGAAAAAATCATCACACACATTAGTAACATGAGAGAAGTAAAGCGTATTCCTGATGTAATTAACATTTTTAATAATATTCAAAAAGAAATTCCTGCAAAACTTATGATGGTAGGTGAAGGTCCAGAACGTGAGCCAGCTGAACGATTATGTCAAAAATTAGGCATTAGTGATAAGGTGGTGTTTTTTGGAAATAGTAACGAGATTGACCGTATTTTATGCTTTTCAGATTTATTTTTATTACCAAGTAAAACAGAAAGCTTTGGTTTATCTGCTTTAGAAGCTATGGCGTCTGGAGTACCAGTAATTTCAAGTAATACTGGCGGAATACCTGAAGTTAATAAAGAGGGCTTTTCAGGATTTTTAAGTAACGTTGGAGATGTTGAAGCAATGAGCAAAAATGCACTTCATATTTTAAAAAGTGAAACTGTTTTAAAACAATTTAAGGTAAATGCTAAACAGCAAGCTAAAAACTTTGATATTCATCAAATTGTACCTAAATACGAAGCGATTTATCAAGACACATTAAATAAATGTCAAGTATTAAATTAA
- a CDS encoding FAD-binding and (Fe-S)-binding domain-containing protein produces the protein MKSISTSLLQNLETSLDGTLHFDNLLKILYATDASVYRMLPLAVAYPKSKGDIKKLITFAKTNNTSLIPRTAGTSLAGQCVGAGIVVDVSKYFTKITDLDLENKTVVVEPGVIRDQLNNYLKPHGLFFGPNTSTSNRCMIGGMVGNNSSGTTSIKYGVTRDKVIQLETILSDGTKTVFKSLNSVELEEKLNQDNLEGQIYKQLHTDLSSEEIKNEIKAQFPKPEIHRRNTGYAVDDLLKDDGFNVSKLLAGSEGTLAFTTQITLQLDDLPPENRVMVAMHFKSIEECLKAVIPAMKHDLFTCEMMDKTILDCTKHNKTQQENRYFIKGDPQAILMCEVRSNSIIEAKNKANTLIEAIENTRLSYANPILIEEDIDKANNLRSAGLGLLGNIIGDKKAVACIEDTAVALPDLANYINEFTTLMTSYNQNAVYYAHAGAGEIHLRPILDLKKEDDVVLFRKITTDVAHLVKKYKGSFSGEHGDGIVRAEFIQFMIGEQNYKLLQRIKSTFDPDNIFNPGKIVNAFPMDENLRYETNRVEPEIKTLLDFSASQGVLREAEKCNGSGDCRKLPEFGGTMCPSYRATRNEKDTTRARANALREYLTQSDKANKFNHKELKDVFDLCLSCKACASECPSSVDVASLKAEFLYQYQKENGVSIRTKLFAYNNKLNVFGRRFKGVTNFMFSNGVTSSLIKKSLSIAPKRSLPLLSSKTLYKYFQLNKNQLVNKKIIKTIYLFNDEFTNQLDSQIGQDAIQLLNALNYRVELIKSAESGRTFISKGLLEQAKKVANRNVEIYKDLVSTETPLIGIEPSAILTFKDEYPRLCDDKVSAKAIANHTFLIEEFLSNEIAIGNIKAEQFTLETKTIKFHGHCHQKAQSSQIHSFNVLNLPKNYKVTLIPSGCCGMAGSFGYEKEHYDVSMQVGEQTLFPAVRKAPPSTVISANGTSCRHQIKDGTQREALHPISILKHALKK, from the coding sequence ATGAAAAGTATTTCTACATCATTACTTCAAAATTTAGAAACGTCACTGGATGGGACGTTACACTTTGATAATTTACTAAAAATCTTATATGCAACAGATGCTTCAGTTTACAGGATGTTACCACTTGCGGTTGCTTATCCCAAAAGTAAAGGCGATATAAAAAAGCTAATCACTTTTGCAAAAACTAATAATACCTCCTTGATTCCACGTACTGCAGGTACATCATTAGCAGGACAATGTGTTGGAGCCGGAATTGTTGTTGATGTATCAAAGTATTTTACCAAAATAACCGATTTAGATTTAGAAAATAAAACAGTTGTTGTAGAACCAGGAGTAATTAGGGATCAATTAAACAATTATTTAAAACCTCATGGTTTATTTTTTGGGCCAAATACCTCTACTTCTAATCGCTGTATGATAGGTGGAATGGTTGGTAATAACTCTTCAGGAACTACATCTATCAAATATGGCGTCACCAGAGATAAAGTCATCCAATTGGAGACTATTTTGAGTGACGGAACTAAAACTGTGTTTAAATCGTTAAACTCTGTAGAGTTAGAAGAAAAGCTAAATCAAGATAATTTAGAAGGACAAATTTACAAACAGTTACATACGGATTTATCTTCTGAAGAGATTAAAAATGAAATTAAAGCCCAATTTCCAAAACCAGAAATCCATAGAAGAAATACAGGTTACGCAGTTGATGATCTTTTAAAAGATGATGGGTTTAATGTGTCTAAATTATTAGCAGGAAGCGAAGGAACCTTAGCCTTTACAACACAAATCACCTTACAACTAGACGATTTACCTCCTGAAAATAGGGTAATGGTTGCAATGCATTTTAAATCTATTGAAGAGTGCTTAAAAGCAGTTATTCCTGCGATGAAACACGATTTATTTACTTGTGAGATGATGGATAAAACTATCCTAGATTGCACAAAACATAATAAAACACAACAAGAAAACCGCTATTTTATTAAAGGTGATCCGCAAGCCATTTTAATGTGTGAGGTACGTTCAAACTCAATAATAGAAGCTAAAAACAAAGCCAATACATTAATTGAAGCAATTGAAAACACAAGATTAAGCTACGCTAATCCAATTTTAATTGAAGAAGACATTGATAAAGCAAATAATCTTCGTAGTGCAGGACTAGGCTTGTTAGGTAATATTATTGGAGATAAAAAAGCGGTTGCTTGTATAGAAGATACTGCTGTGGCCTTACCAGATTTAGCAAACTATATTAACGAGTTTACTACTTTAATGACAAGCTATAACCAAAACGCAGTGTATTATGCACACGCTGGAGCTGGAGAGATTCATTTGCGTCCAATATTAGATTTAAAAAAAGAAGACGATGTTGTTCTATTCAGAAAAATAACAACAGATGTTGCACATTTAGTAAAGAAATATAAAGGATCATTTAGTGGCGAACATGGAGATGGAATTGTTAGAGCAGAGTTTATTCAATTTATGATTGGTGAACAAAATTATAAACTATTACAACGTATCAAATCTACTTTTGATCCTGATAACATTTTCAATCCTGGAAAGATTGTAAATGCCTTTCCAATGGATGAAAATCTACGCTATGAAACAAATAGAGTAGAACCAGAGATTAAAACACTACTAGATTTTTCTGCTTCTCAAGGTGTTTTACGCGAAGCCGAAAAATGTAATGGTTCAGGCGATTGTAGAAAGTTACCAGAATTTGGTGGTACCATGTGCCCAAGTTACAGAGCTACTAGAAACGAGAAAGACACTACTAGAGCACGTGCTAATGCGTTACGTGAATATTTAACACAATCTGATAAAGCTAATAAATTCAATCATAAAGAGCTTAAAGACGTTTTTGACTTGTGTTTAAGCTGTAAAGCGTGTGCAAGCGAGTGTCCAAGTAGTGTAGATGTTGCTAGTTTAAAAGCAGAATTTTTATACCAATATCAAAAAGAAAACGGAGTTTCGATACGCACAAAACTATTCGCTTACAACAATAAATTAAATGTCTTTGGAAGACGCTTTAAAGGCGTCACAAATTTTATGTTTTCTAATGGAGTAACATCTTCATTAATCAAAAAAAGTTTAAGTATAGCACCAAAAAGAAGCTTGCCTTTATTGTCAAGTAAAACTTTATATAAGTATTTTCAACTAAATAAAAATCAATTAGTTAATAAAAAAATTATTAAAACGATTTATTTGTTTAATGATGAATTTACTAATCAATTAGATTCGCAAATAGGTCAAGATGCTATTCAGTTATTAAACGCTTTAAATTATAGAGTAGAATTAATTAAAAGTGCAGAATCTGGACGCACATTTATTTCAAAAGGGCTGTTAGAACAAGCTAAAAAAGTAGCCAATCGTAATGTTGAAATTTATAAAGATTTAGTTTCTACTGAAACACCTTTAATTGGTATTGAACCTTCAGCAATATTAACTTTTAAAGATGAATATCCAAGACTGTGCGACGACAAAGTTTCCGCGAAAGCGATAGCCAATCACACCTTTTTAATTGAAGAGTTTTTATCAAACGAAATTGCGATAGGTAATATTAAAGCTGAACAATTCACTTTAGAAACTAAAACCATAAAATTTCATGGTCATTGTCATCAAAAGGCTCAGAGCAGCCAAATACATAGTTTTAATGTGTTGAACTTGCCAAAAAATTACAAAGTGACTTTAATACCAAGTGGTTGTTGTGGTATGGCTGGAAGTTTTGGTTATGAAAAAGAACACTACGACGTTAGTATGCAAGTCGGTGAACAAACACTGTTTCCTGCAGTTAGAAAAGCACCACCATCGACTGTAATTAGCGCAAACGGAACAAGTTGTAGGCATCAAATTAAAGATGGTACACAGCGTGAGGCTTTGCATCCTATTTCAATTTTAAAGCACGCTTTAAAAAAATAA
- the aroC gene encoding chorismate synthase, whose product MAGNSYGNLFKLTTFGESHGVAIGGIIDGCPPGIILDFDAIQNEMNRRKPGQSKIVTQRKEPDEVKFLSGIFEGKTTGTPIGFVIENANQKSKDYSHIKDSYRPSHADFVYDKKYGFRDYRGGGRSSARETASRVVAGAIAKQVLKNIKINAFTSSVGDIFIDKPYQDLDFSKIESNDIRCPDEAIAEKMIAKVKEIRKEGDTIGGTITCVLQNVPVGLGEPVFDKLHAELGKAMLSINAVKGFEYGSGFCGARMKGSDHNDHFNSDGTTKTNLSGGIQGGISNGMDIYFRVAFKPVATLIQKYETINKAGEKVEMQGKGRHDPCVVPRAVPIVEAMAALVLADFWLLNKMYK is encoded by the coding sequence ATGGCTGGAAATAGCTACGGAAACTTATTTAAATTAACCACTTTTGGTGAATCACACGGAGTCGCAATTGGTGGAATTATTGATGGATGTCCTCCAGGAATTATATTGGATTTTGATGCGATTCAAAATGAAATGAATCGTCGTAAACCAGGACAATCCAAGATAGTAACCCAACGTAAAGAACCAGACGAAGTTAAGTTTTTGTCAGGTATTTTTGAAGGTAAAACAACAGGAACTCCGATTGGTTTTGTTATTGAAAACGCTAACCAAAAATCTAAAGATTATTCGCATATAAAAGACAGTTATCGTCCAAGTCATGCCGATTTTGTCTATGATAAAAAATACGGTTTTAGAGATTATAGAGGAGGAGGACGCAGTTCTGCTCGTGAGACTGCAAGTCGTGTAGTTGCTGGTGCAATCGCAAAACAAGTTTTGAAAAATATTAAGATTAATGCATTTACCTCTTCGGTTGGCGATATTTTTATTGATAAACCGTATCAAGATTTAGATTTTTCTAAAATTGAAAGCAATGACATTCGTTGTCCAGATGAAGCTATTGCTGAAAAAATGATTGCCAAGGTTAAAGAAATTCGAAAAGAAGGAGATACCATTGGTGGTACTATTACTTGCGTGTTGCAGAACGTACCTGTTGGTTTAGGCGAACCTGTTTTTGATAAACTTCATGCCGAATTAGGTAAAGCCATGTTATCTATTAACGCTGTAAAAGGTTTTGAATATGGTAGTGGATTTTGTGGCGCTAGAATGAAAGGTAGTGATCACAACGATCATTTTAATAGTGATGGAACAACAAAAACGAATCTGTCTGGAGGTATTCAAGGCGGAATAAGTAACGGAATGGATATTTACTTTAGAGTCGCTTTTAAACCCGTTGCGACTCTTATTCAGAAATACGAAACCATAAATAAAGCAGGCGAAAAAGTAGAAATGCAAGGTAAAGGACGACATGATCCTTGCGTTGTACCAAGAGCTGTGCCAATTGTTGAAGCTATGGCTGCATTGGTTTTAGCCGATTTTTGGTTGTTGAATAAGATGTATAAATAA
- a CDS encoding dicarboxylate/amino acid:cation symporter yields the protein MKLALHWKIIIGMVLGVGFGFIMNSVVGGKDIVTDWIAPFGTIFINLLKMIAVPLILASLIKGISDLKDISKIKSMGLRTISIYIGTTLVAIIIGLSIVNIVKPGEGMPTETIEKIKTTYQGNADVMIGKAKATQDAGPLQALVDIFPSNVFKAFVEASMLQVIFFALFVGICLLLIPEKKAKPLVDFFDSLNEVVMKMVDLIMLFAPYAVFALMANVIIAFDDTTILIKLLGYAFCVLGGLILMIGFYMLLIKFVAKKSPSWFLNKLSPAQLLAFSTSSSAATLPVTMERVEEHLGVDKEVSGFVLPVGATVNMDGTSLYQGIAAVFIMQVIWPEGLTFTNQLVIVGTALLASIGSAAVPSAGMVMLVIVLEAIGFPAELLPIGLALIFAVDRPLDMCRTVVNVTGDATVSMLVAKSLGKLHDPKPKEWDDHYDKVK from the coding sequence ATGAAACTAGCATTACACTGGAAGATAATTATCGGAATGGTTTTAGGAGTTGGCTTTGGCTTTATCATGAACTCTGTAGTAGGAGGAAAAGACATCGTAACCGACTGGATCGCACCTTTTGGCACCATTTTCATCAACCTTTTAAAGATGATTGCAGTGCCTTTAATTTTAGCTTCGCTCATTAAAGGAATTTCAGATTTAAAAGACATTTCAAAAATCAAATCAATGGGTTTACGTACCATCAGTATTTATATTGGTACGACGTTAGTTGCTATTATTATTGGATTAAGCATCGTCAACATTGTTAAGCCAGGTGAGGGAATGCCAACCGAAACCATTGAAAAAATTAAAACCACGTATCAAGGTAATGCAGATGTCATGATTGGTAAAGCAAAAGCCACTCAAGATGCTGGACCATTACAAGCATTAGTTGACATTTTTCCGAGTAATGTGTTTAAAGCATTTGTAGAAGCGTCAATGCTTCAAGTAATTTTCTTTGCTTTATTTGTAGGGATTTGTTTGTTGCTAATACCTGAGAAAAAAGCCAAGCCTCTAGTAGATTTCTTTGACTCGTTAAACGAAGTTGTCATGAAAATGGTTGATTTAATTATGCTTTTTGCACCTTATGCTGTGTTTGCATTAATGGCAAATGTTATTATTGCGTTTGATGACACGACTATCTTAATTAAGCTTTTAGGTTATGCGTTTTGTGTACTTGGTGGTTTAATTTTAATGATAGGTTTCTATATGTTGCTTATTAAGTTTGTGGCTAAAAAATCGCCTTCATGGTTTTTAAACAAACTAAGTCCAGCACAATTATTAGCATTTTCAACGTCTAGTAGTGCTGCAACGCTACCTGTTACTATGGAACGTGTAGAAGAGCACCTTGGTGTAGATAAAGAAGTGTCCGGATTTGTATTACCTGTAGGTGCAACTGTAAATATGGATGGTACAAGCTTGTATCAAGGTATTGCAGCAGTGTTTATCATGCAAGTCATTTGGCCAGAAGGTTTAACGTTTACAAATCAACTTGTGATTGTTGGAACTGCATTATTAGCGTCTATTGGTAGTGCTGCAGTGCCTAGTGCAGGTATGGTCATGTTGGTAATTGTATTAGAAGCAATAGGGTTTCCAGCAGAATTACTGCCAATTGGATTAGCACTAATTTTTGCTGTAGATAGACCATTAGATATGTGCAGAACGGTTGTAAATGTTACTGGTGATGCTACAGTATCTATGCTTGTAGCCAAGTCATTAGGTAAACTACATGACCCTAAACCTAAAGAATGGGATGATCATTATGATAAAGTGAAGTAA
- the gshB gene encoding glutathione synthase — MNICFIMYPWEDIDPENDTSLALIKECVKRNHGVATCTPANLTIRDSVTNAFCTVVKRMDKTPSSLKAFYKKAELRDEMLPLAGFDAIFFRANPPLDPIMLNFLDSVKDDVFIVNSLQGMREANNKLYTAAFGDAHSNIIPNTHVSKNKKYLIEQIKDSKADKMILKPLNGFGGSGVILIEKSAMSNINSLLDFYINSSGDGTSNYVILQDYIEGADQGDVRILLLNGEPVGAMKRVPGSDDHRSNVSAGGSVQKHSLTKEEKALCKQIGPKLVKDGLYFVGIDVIGGKLVEVNVMSPGGITYINKVYKNKYKVEEKVIDFLESKVLDNLEAFNRRSRLRKTVEDA, encoded by the coding sequence ATGAATATTTGCTTCATCATGTATCCATGGGAAGATATAGATCCAGAAAACGATACTAGTTTAGCGCTTATTAAAGAATGTGTTAAACGTAATCATGGTGTGGCGACTTGCACACCAGCAAATTTAACAATACGCGATAGTGTGACTAATGCATTTTGTACAGTTGTTAAACGTATGGATAAAACACCGTCTTCTTTAAAAGCATTTTATAAAAAAGCAGAATTAAGAGACGAGATGTTACCATTAGCAGGTTTTGATGCCATATTTTTTAGAGCGAATCCGCCTTTAGACCCAATTATGCTTAACTTTTTAGATTCGGTAAAGGATGATGTCTTTATAGTAAATTCACTACAAGGTATGCGTGAAGCTAACAATAAGCTATACACAGCAGCTTTTGGTGATGCACATAGTAACATCATACCTAATACACATGTATCAAAAAATAAAAAGTATTTAATTGAGCAAATAAAAGACAGTAAAGCAGATAAAATGATTTTAAAACCTTTGAATGGTTTTGGAGGTTCTGGTGTTATTTTAATTGAAAAATCTGCAATGAGTAATATTAACTCATTATTAGATTTCTACATCAATAGTTCTGGTGATGGAACCTCAAATTATGTCATTTTACAAGATTACATAGAAGGAGCAGATCAAGGTGATGTTAGAATATTATTGCTTAACGGAGAGCCAGTTGGTGCTATGAAGCGTGTTCCAGGATCTGACGATCATCGTTCTAATGTGTCTGCTGGTGGGAGTGTACAAAAACATTCCTTAACTAAAGAAGAAAAAGCGTTATGCAAACAAATTGGACCTAAATTAGTTAAAGACGGATTGTATTTTGTAGGTATTGATGTGATAGGTGGTAAACTTGTAGAAGTCAACGTGATGTCGCCTGGTGGCATAACTTACATTAATAAAGTCTATAAAAACAAATATAAAGTTGAGGAAAAAGTGATTGACTTTTTAGAAAGTAAAGTATTGGACAATTTAGAAGCTTTTAATAGACGTTCTCGTTTACGAAAAACAGTAGAAGATGCGTAA